The sequence below is a genomic window from Halarchaeum grantii.
CGAGTGAGCCTGTCGGGTATGGGTTAGTGGAGTCCCTTCGAGCGAAAGCCGATCGAGTGCGCTGGGGATCGGACACTCGGGATGAGGAGTTCGTGCTCTTCTCGAAGAGCGGGTTCGTCGACGGCCTCACCGAGGATCTCGATGACTCGTGGTCGCTGTTCAGCCTCGAGGAGTTAGACGACCTCCTCGTGTAGCGACTTCCGTGTCGTCGAGGAGACAGGACACGAGTCGTGACCGATGGGTCGAATCAGTATTGGTCATTCCCCGTCTCCTGACTCTGTCTCCTTGACGTCCGTCGACCGTCGCTGATCGCGGATGTCCTGAAGGATCGCCTCGAGCGTCTCGGTGTCGTCGATCTGTTCGAGTTCGTCGACGAGTTCGGTGAGTCGTTGCTGGTGGGCGACGGTTTCGGAGTCGCCGTGCTCGGTCTCGATCTCCGTCAGGGTGATGTGCCGGGCTTCACTCCATCCGCACGTCCAACATTGCCGGTGCAGAACCGCGCGTTCGCCGTCCTCGAGATCGACGATCGCGTCGCCGAGCTGTGTCGACGGTGGCCACCGTGGGCCGACCTCTCGGGAGACGTACGACCCGCTGCAGTCCGGACACTCCATACACCACACTCGCGCGGCGTACGCCTAAGTGTGACTGGATCGACCACACCGGACGCGTCCAGTCAGAGGCGACAGAAAGCACTTATACTGTCCTACGGTAGCGAACGAGCATGCGTTCGTACTCGGTGGTCGGAAAGCCACGGATTCGGTGACGCGGTCCGCACGACCACGCCCCCACAGGGCTCGTAGCGGGCTGTACCATCGGATCTGTGCTCCACACATGGATGACGCTGACCTCCTTCGACGCGAACTGCGTGCCGCACGTGAGGAACTCGTCCGCAAACGCGCTGACGCGGACGACCACGTCGCGACCACGAGCCAACTGCCGCTCATGCCCGAGCGTGACGACGAGTTCCTCCGACTCGCGCTCATGAGCATTGACAACCTCGAAACGCATATCGACCGCCTCGAACGCGACCTCGCAGACCTCGAAAACGGCATCGACCACCCCGACGACTAACCCCCATTCCCGATGAAGAGCTACCCCTCGATTCCGCGTGTCGCGACCGCCCCGGACGGCCTCCTCGAGGACGGCCACCTCTGGCTCGTCGAGAAGGTCGACGGCGCGAACTTCCGCTTTCAACTCCGGTCGTCGGGCGCGCTCCGCTTCGGCGATCGGAGCCACGTCTACGACGACGCGGACGCGATGCCGACGGCGTACGCACACGCCGTTCGACACGTTCGCGAGCACCTCGACCGCGATGCGCTCCGCCGAGCGGTCGCCGACGTCGAAGACGTCGTCTTCTTCGGCGAGGCGATGCATCACCACACGATCGACTACGACTGGGACCGAACGCCCTCCTTCCTCGGGTTCGACGTGTGGTCCGAAGCGGACGACGCGTTCCGGCCGCCAGACGCCGCCGAGCAGATCTACGAGCGACTCGGCCTCCAGCCCGTGAACGTCTTCGAACGCGAAGTGAACACCCGCGACTTCGACCCAGACGACTACGCCATCCCCACGTCGAAGTACCGCGATGGGCCCGCCGAGGGCGTCATCATCCGGGATAAGCAGGGCCGGCGGGCGAAACTCCTCCATCCCGACTATCGCGAGGTCGACGACACCGTCCCCGTCGACGCGTCCGCCGAAGAACTCGCGACGCGGTACGCGACCCGACGACGCTTCGAGAAACTCCACGCGAAACTCGACGACCACGACCAACCCGCCACCGTCGACACCCTCTACCAGCGGATGCTGGAGGACATCCTCCGTGAGGAACACAAACAACTCCGGCACGGCAGCGAGCCCGTCGACATGCAGGCGTTCCGCTCCACGATCGCCGCCCGCACCCGCGCCTACCTCGATCCCGACCAAACCCTCTGACCACCACCCACCACACCGATGAAGGTCTATCCGAAAATCCCGCGCTACGACCATCCCGTCGTCCCAGATGACTTCTTCGACGCGGACGACCTCGTCGTCGTCGAGAAGTTCGACGGAAGCGCCTTCCGCTTCACGCTCTACGACGAACGCTACGCCGACAGCTATCCGAATCCCGTCGTCGAGGCCGCGGACGGCGACGGGAGTCTCGTTTTCGGGACGCGCCGCTCGATCATGGGCTGTCACCGCGACCCGCTCACGGAGATCGACGGTGCGCTCCACCGTGCAGTCCGCTGTCTCCGCGACGGCGTCGATACGGACGCACTTCGAGAGCTGCACGACGAGTACGGGAGCCCGGTCGTCGTTTACGCGGAGAACCTCGTCTACTCGACGCTCGACTACGGCTACACCGACCGTGAGCTCCCGGCGCTCGTGGGCTTCGACGTCCTCCCGTTTGATCGGATCGAGACGTACACACCACCGGGAAGCCCGTACGCGGAGACCTTCGCGGGCTTCCTCGATACGCCGACGACGTGGCGAATCCTCGACCGGATCCGTCGTGAGGACATCCCCACCGAACACGCGCTCGTCCCGGCGACCATCCTCGACGACCACGCCACGATCGACCCAGACACGTACGACGTGCCACAGTCGTCTCTCAGCAACGGCGTCCACGCGGAAGGCGTCGTCGTGCGCAGCGACACCCAAGAGCGACGCGTCAAGATCGTCCGTGAGGCGTTCCACGAGCTGAACCGCGAACAGTTCGGCCAGAACCCCAGCGAGGCTGAGACGGGCGCCGAATACCTCGTCGCGACCTACTGCACGCCCGCGCGGATCCGCAAAGAGGTGCGAACGATGGTCGTCGAGGACGGCCGCGAGTTCGGCCTCGACCTCGTCGACGACCTCTACCCGCGCGTCGTCGAGGACATCTGGGCCGAGAACTATCCCGAAATCATGCGCCTCGACAGAGCGATCGTTCCCGGCGAGGTGTATCCGCTCGCCGCGAAGCGCTGTGCCGCCGAACTCCGGAAGATGCAGACGAACGCCGAACTGAATGACACCGACCCGACGACGATCTGGCAGCACCTCACTGACAGATGACCGAGTATCCACGTGACGAGATCAGCGGACGCGGTGGTGACCCCGAGGCGATCAGCGACCGCTATCGCGAGCAGCAACCCGAGTCGATCTCCGTCTCGTGGCCGGACTTCGTCGAGACCGTCCGCAACGAGGACGACACGATCGAGTACATCGCCGCGATCCAGGACGCCCTCACCAGACTCGAGCGGCGCAAGCGCGAACGGGACACCACTATGCCCGTCTCGGCACGCTGGGAGACGGACGTCCAACAGCGCCTGATCGCGGCGTACGCGTTCGCGATTCCGACACGCGAGGCACTCGAGTATCTTCACGATCAGGGCCCACTTGTCGAGCTCGGTGCGTGGAAGGGATACTGGGCGTACGAACTCGATAACCGCGGCGTCGAGATCACCGCCTACGACGCCGATCCCGTCCTCAACCCGTGGTTCCCGGTCGAAACGGGTGATCAGGACGTCCTGCTCCAGTACGGTGAGGCCGAGACGCTCGTGCTCTGCTGGCCGCCGGTCGGTCCGATGGCATACGAGGCGCTCCTCCTCCACGATGGGGACGTCATCTACATCGGTGAACGACCGGGTGACGGGTTCAAGGCGTTCGCTGATATGCGGTTCTTCGACGTCCTCGACGCCCGCTACGAACACAGCACACAGATTGACCTGCCGAGCCATCCAGGTGCAAAGGACGACCTCCGTCGAACGTACGAGGAGGAGTATGGCGGTGTCGCGTACACGAAGCACCGACTCGCCTGCACACTCTTCGAGCAGCCGTACCTCACGACGAAGACCGTCATGCGACGCTTCGATGTCGAGCAATCCACCGCCTATCGGGCGATCACCGCGCTCGAAGACGCCGGCGTCCTTGAGGAGGTTCCCGGAGGCGGCCCCCGACAGGAGTATCGCGCTCGCGAGATCTTCGACATCCTCGAACAACCACCACAGACGTACTAAGTCGCGTCCCGCACTCAGCTCGCCGAGATGGTCGTCGTCTTCACCACACTCACGAGTCTCGGCGAACACGACACACACGTCAATCGCCTCCGACGCGCCCGGCGGGCTCCGCAAGACCCTCCAGAGATGTGGATTCGGGACGGGTGAGTGGGGCTGGTCGGAGTGAGGACTGGGGCGCTGGTGGTGGCGTCGATGGGGGGGTGTCGGGGTGTGAGCGGGATGGTGTGTGGGGACTGTTTCACCCCCGAATCGCGTCCAAAATCGGTCGCAGTCACTCGGCTTTCGACCCGGTGGCGGCCGGGGTCGCGGCGTCGACGTCACCGACTCCCGGCGTCGAGCCGGCCACCGTTGCGCACGTACTGTGGGTGCCCGGGACACCGCGAATCCGGCAGCCGTGGGCGGTGACACGCCACCGACGCCGACTCGGACGCCCACCTCACACGACGCCCGACCCATGCTCGGGCGCCCCCGGCCAGCCTTCACCGTCGCGGTGTCTGCGCTGCGCCGAGGCGATTTCCAACAGCACAGAGGAGACCCACCCGGGGTATTCGGGTCGAAGGCGGAGTAGACGATCCCCATCGTGTATCGCGAAAGGACCGACGTCGGTCCGCCACATCCGGTCGACCGCCCGATGGCTACTTGGTCAGGACGTAGGTGTCGAGAAGAGTGAATGCGATCGGAAGGAGAACGGAGGACGCCAGCCGGATGAGAATGGAGACGGAGAGCGGGTAGAGGCTCACCGACTGGTACTCGTGGAAATCGTCACGGAGCGTCCGGATTTTGAGCTGTGTCTCGAGCTCGGATAGCTCGCCACCCGCAGACTCCACGGCGGACTGGTTTCTGAGTGTCTGGATTTTCTCCCGCTTCTCCTGCAGGATCCGGTCGCGGACCTCCTGCGCCCGCCGGTTCACGTAGAGCGTCGGATAGACGAACGAGAGCACGATCACCCCGATGTAGGCGACGACCGCGACGTAGACGAGCGATTGGTAGCCGCCGCGAGCCGCGAGCGCGAATGCGAACGGCAGTGCGAGCGAGCCGATCGAGACCAGGAGCGTCGCGCGGATGGAGAAGTACCCGATCGTACTCAGCCCGCCGAGGCCGTCGTGATGGAGCGGATCGATCGTCAACTCGAGGGTTCCCACAGCGCGGACACAGAGGATCGTCGTCAGCGCACCGTGGAGGCCGATTCCGGTGATGATCGACCACCACGCCGCGAAAATCAAGTAGACGAGCAACGCCGGGTCCAGAAGCCCGCTCACGCCGATGGACTGGAAGAAGTCGATATTCGCGATCACGACGCTTTCGATGAGGAGCAGCCAGGGGACGATCAGGTACCCGTAGCGGGTCGCGAAGAACCGTTCGTACTCGTTGGTGGTCGTGATGAGCGCGTCGTCGTCCACGACGACGTCTGCGACTTCGGTAATGAACGTCGGAAATATGTGTTCGTCGTAGTGCCAGATGAGAACCGGCCCGATGGCCGCGATCGTCGCGACGAGCGTTTGC
It includes:
- a CDS encoding RNA ligase family protein, whose product is MKSYPSIPRVATAPDGLLEDGHLWLVEKVDGANFRFQLRSSGALRFGDRSHVYDDADAMPTAYAHAVRHVREHLDRDALRRAVADVEDVVFFGEAMHHHTIDYDWDRTPSFLGFDVWSEADDAFRPPDAAEQIYERLGLQPVNVFEREVNTRDFDPDDYAIPTSKYRDGPAEGVIIRDKQGRRAKLLHPDYREVDDTVPVDASAEELATRYATRRRFEKLHAKLDDHDQPATVDTLYQRMLEDILREEHKQLRHGSEPVDMQAFRSTIAARTRAYLDPDQTL
- a CDS encoding RNA ligase family protein, which codes for MKVYPKIPRYDHPVVPDDFFDADDLVVVEKFDGSAFRFTLYDERYADSYPNPVVEAADGDGSLVFGTRRSIMGCHRDPLTEIDGALHRAVRCLRDGVDTDALRELHDEYGSPVVVYAENLVYSTLDYGYTDRELPALVGFDVLPFDRIETYTPPGSPYAETFAGFLDTPTTWRILDRIRREDIPTEHALVPATILDDHATIDPDTYDVPQSSLSNGVHAEGVVVRSDTQERRVKIVREAFHELNREQFGQNPSEAETGAEYLVATYCTPARIRKEVRTMVVEDGREFGLDLVDDLYPRVVEDIWAENYPEIMRLDRAIVPGEVYPLAAKRCAAELRKMQTNAELNDTDPTTIWQHLTDR